Genomic window (Falco cherrug isolate bFalChe1 chromosome 4, bFalChe1.pri, whole genome shotgun sequence):
AGATGTGTGGCCTGGGGAAAGAAGTTGATAACTTAGAAATTATGATCTCTTGACACATGCACCGTGTCAACACCTGAACACAGAGTAATCGCTGACCCAAAATTTAGGGTACGTGTGGGTACCAGTGATCTGGCTGATTACATCACACAAATGGGAATCCGCATCATCCATAGGTATACAAAAACCACGCTGCTTGAGAAAGTCCATTCTACCAAATGTTAAAGCAACTGCGAACATaagtggggaggggggatgtGTTGAACATAGACGCTCCTAGTGAAAGCAGCTGACTGTTTTCATGCAGCCTGTTGTGCTGTGCCAAAATTACAGCAGGAATGGTGACCAAAACCCCATCCTGGTTAAGAGTTTAAAGGAAAGAGCAAGAACGTTACAGTGAGTAACGTCAGGAATAGGCAAGTGGAAATTAGAAGCTAGACAAATGGCAAGTTGCAAGGTGTAGGTGACTGACAGGGGAAGCTGGAAGAGTTAATGAAAGGCTCCACAGCCttactggcagcagcaggcatggGGTCATTTCAAGAGGCCGAGAGGGAAGTCCAGAACAGCACAGCGGAAGTATCAGCTGCCTTCAGCATCTACTCCCGACTGATTTTCTATTTTGGGACAGGTCCTCTTATGGAAAAGTACTTGATACACAGGCACCTTCCACAACCACCATGTTTACTTTCAGCCTTCACCAAATTGGGAAAACTCTGCAGCCGCAGGGTGTGATGAGGAGGCGTGGCTGATAAACCTCTGGCCCCAATTTCTATAATACTGACTCAGAGCAGATCAGCTTCCTCCAAGGCTGCCACTGCCACACACTGACCTGCTCTGAAAGATGTAACCAGTGTGATGTTGCACGTCAGCAGATCAGCAGGTGAGCAAGGGTTAAGCCGGTCTGAGGTCAGCTGGGGACTGGGGACACTGTCATGGGGCAGGCTGGTGAGGGGCAAGGGGCAGTGTGGTGCTGTGTCCCCTCAGCAGCCATCATGCCTCCTTCTTCTCCGCTGGGAGATGCGCCGGCTGGGGCACAGCTGTATGCAGCAGCACAAGGCCACAGAGCATCATGGCAAGGCCGATCCACCACAGAGGCGTCCACGTCTCTCCAAAGAGAAGCTTGCCCAGGATGGCCTGAAGGGAAAGACAGAGACAAAGCTTTACTGGGCTGAGCTGCCTCAAAACCTCCTGCCGCTGCCAGAGCTGTGAGGAATTCTACTGGGAGAGCCAGCCCTAGACAAAACCTGCTGGAGGAAACGCCTGCTGGGACCACCAACAGAAAtggctgctgcaggtgatgCCAGAGATGACCTATTCTACTATACAGCCTGGAAGCACAGCCATATCACAGTCCCAAAGCAGGATTTTAGCATAGAGATGCTAAAGCACACAGAGGTGTGTGATTTGCTAGCTTTCCAGCACCTCTTGGGAGCCAAATCTCCAGGTGACTGGGCAACTCCAGTCAATAAAAAAAGGGCCTCACTAACTTTAGACACCACCATGACTGCAAGTTGCAGCACGGAATCAAGGTGGACAGTTGCTGAGAGTGAAAAGTGAGTAGAAAAAACCTGCAGGTCACAAATGCTCTTGCTGTGACTAAAGGCGGTGCATCTTCACACCCAGCTAGGGTGGCTTTGGCTTGTCATAGGTCAGGTgttgcaaaggaaaagcaaaacaaagcaaagctccCAGCTCTGGCTCTCACTGGCAATTAGAAAAGTTCAGTAAACCCAGGCACTGCgctgggcagcagcatccttcctcCTGCACCACCCAGAAAAGTCCTATAGCCTCTGTCATAAACTGTCAGAGCAGCTGAGGCCTGACACAGTCATTTCACATCTGCCTGTAACTCCCCCCCTGTGGCCAGCAATGCCAGTCACACTGGGAAATGAGCTACGACCAGTCACATCCAGCACAACCATTCTCACATCGCTGTGCTCCTCCAGGCTTCAGCACCTGGGGAAGGGATCTACTCACCGAGAAGATGAAGTTGGAGGCTGTCGTTGTCACAGAGGCAGcggctgaggaggaggagagtcGCAGGGCTTTTGCAAAGACCGTCCACATCACTGCATTGCACGCAAACACCAAGCCAACGCAGCTGACGcgaagcagcacaggcagctgtaggATAAAGGGAAACCCCAGCACATTTTCACTGACCGCTCACTTGCCCTCACTAATTCACAGGCACTTTGGAGAAAAACCCAACAGTGTGGGCTTTTGAAGCTGAATTACAGCTGGTATTACATGAAGAAGAATATATTAAGTCGCAGAAGGAAACAGCCCTGGATGAAGCATCACCCTGGCACGTCCTGCCGTGAGTCCAGCCTCAGACTACAAGCTGAGAAGTGCTGGGACAATGTACAGCAGCTGCCACGCCAGAAGCTGAATTCCAGAAAGCCCTGGTGCACACGCAATGCAGTGAAAAGCCTTCACTCATCACTACCTGCATGGGAAAGTGTCAAATGCAGTCCTGCCAAACACACACCAAAGATGTACATGCTGGTGCTGCATGGTACAGGACCCATCTGTTGTGAATGTGGGCTGAGACCAGCGTGGTCCCAAACCAGTGGTCCTCACCACCTCCCCTGACCTGGCCTGCTTTACTGCTGCAGTGAGGGCAGAGCAGGGTCCTCTGGGAGGAACGAGAGAGCTGAGGGGCATCGTGCCTTGTTTTGCATGCCTGCTGGAGAGCAGATTTACTGAGagctctctgctccagcatttAGTGGCAATAAAACTACCCCTCTGAACTCAAGGGCCTTCTAGGTTCTCAAGAAAGATCCCCCTCAGACAACCTGACAAGACATTTAACAGTCTCAGTCTGAAAAAAAGGCACCGTTTTACCTAAAAAGCCTTCACCGTTCCCAGTCCCCCCCCACACCCATAGTTTTAGCTGCTGCAGCCATCTCCCTAGGCCCTGGGTACCATGTGCTTGATGTGAAGACACCAAGGGAGGAGATCACAGGCAGATCACGACTCTCACATAACACTTGGGAAGCACACAAGGGCAAGTGAAGGCAAGGCTTTGCCTACGCCCATGGTGATCATGCCTTCCTAGCCTGTCACCTTTCAGGCCACGGTGGGGTCCATCTCAAAGCAGACGGAAACGTAGGTATGAAGCCACCAACAAACACAGCTGAGAGGCAGCACCTGCCCCGTGGGAATGGCTGTAactgcagccccctgccagccACCCAAATCAATGGGGGTCACCAATCGTGTTCTGCTCCCACTcggaagaagaaattaagaactGCAAGCTAGGGGAGGCCACAGGGACCTCTGAAGCAAGTGATGTAGCAAGTacaaagctgaaaggaaaaggctgtAAAGCAAATCCCTGCTTGATGGCTGGTGCAAGCTCTCTGAGACTAATCCCATCCCAGAGAGGCACGGTTCAGGTGTTTGGCCTCATTCTGCCCCACTTGTGGCAAAAGTCTCCAACTTTATCAGGGCACCAGTAAATGACAATTCCTACCAGTGAAGCACTTTTGTTTTCCTACCGCTGCCCTGGCAAACCCTAGAAAGAGGAACAGTCATACCCAGCTGCCACCAGTCCTCTAAGGAAGAAACCTTCTGATGTGTTATGCCCCACCGCAGGATGGGGTTTGCTTCCCAGCTTCACCCCCTGCCTGTGTGACCAGGGAGTGAGTTTTACCTTGCTCAGGGCAGGTAAATCCACACACACCTCCAGTGGGTAGGCAGATTTGGGAGTGAAAGATAAGAGGGGAAAACAATTCTCTGTGTTTCACCTAAATTCAGTGTATTTCTGGATCAGAAAGAGCCTACCAAGGTACgctgctgggggaaaaaaaagccttaagaAAAAGAGATCTTGTTActatgttgtggtttaaccccggccggcaaccaagcaccacgcagccacttgctcactccccctcacccagagggatggggagaagaatcggaaaggaatgtaaaacttgagggttgagataagaataatttaataggtaaagcaaaagctgcgcacgcaagcaaagcaaagcaaggaattcattcactgcttcccatgggcaggcaggtgttcggccatccccaggacagcagggctccatcacgcgtaacggttactcgggaagaaAAACGCCgtaatgccagatgtccccccccttccttcttctccccccagtttatatactcagcatgatgtcatatggtctggaatacccctttggctagcttgggtcacctgtcctggctgtgtcccctcccaatttcccgtgcccctccagctctctcacTGGCAGaggccaagaaacaaaaaagtccttgatttggtataaacatcacccagcaacaactaaaaccatcagtgtgctatcaacattgtcCTATCaactagctactaagaagaaaattaactctatcccaactgaaaccaggacatactGTTTTCAACCATCCACCTGAGGGTGTAGAGAGGATGGAGCCCAGGTTCCTCTCTCAGGTGCACTGGGAtatgaaaagaagcagcaaataaaTTTTGGAACAAGTGATATTTTGATCTGAtacaagggaaaacaaaggtgatcaaacactggaacagaggTCATGGGCTCTCCAAccttggaggtattcaaaaaTTCACTGGAGAAGGTCATGAACAACCTGTTGCAcagcaggggttggactagagacctccagaggtcctgcTTGAGTTGAATTAGTCTATCAGTGGTAGAGCAAAGCTGGTTCCACCATCACAGCAACTATGCTATCTTCGAAAGTGACTCTGAAACCATGGGTTCTTCTTCTGATCTGCTTCTGTTACAGAGACAGGGAAATCAGCTGCAGTGTGCTCTGCCCAGAAGGAAGGCTTTCCAGAGGGAGGTTGAGACCCTCTGCGTAGTGGGCAGAAGAGTGGTCATTGCAATGGCACGCAGAGAGATAAGAACATCTCCAGGTGTTCTCCacaaggaaggagggaggtATAAATtcctcccctgccatgggctcAGCCAAGCAAGCCTAGTGAGTCAAGGATTACTGTTCTGATTGCTTTTCTAAGAGGAGATTAATTTTAGTGTACATTTCAGATAATCTAGAATCACACCTGAAGTGGCAGAAGTAATTTTAGGTGAAGTttggcaggggagaggggaaagtaAAGGACAACTTTTGTTCACGTGAAATGACCCCTCTTCATCAGGCCACTCTCAGGCTAGGCCATCACAACACATTCTTCTGGCCAGGAAATCTACCTTCATGCTGTCATCAAGTATCCTGCTACCCTACATCATAACCTGTTAGAAGCGTCAATGCACTTCTAACATTTGTCACCACTTTCCACACTGCACAAGCGATGGCTGctctcatatttatttttatatttctgtagcTCTTCCTCAAACGCAGAACTCCTTGAGCCTCTGTCACCTCTGCAGAAAAGCCTTTGCAGCCAGCATGCAGGATTTAAAAGGAGCCCTCTGAAACACTCTAGCGTCTACAGTTCAGTGCAATTTAAGCTACTAGGAAGATTATGCCATTTACTTATAACCTGTTTTTTTACAGCTAAACTAATGATTTTTGTTCATAATTACCACCTTGAACGGACCTGAAAGAAGTAACTGAACTAGTTTGTCTagaacaaagaaatggaaacacagaatcacagcatggttgaggttggaagggacctctggagatcatctggttcaACCTCGCCACTCTTACAGCCAGTTGTCCAGGACCATATCTAGACAGGGTTTgatatctccaaggatggagactccaccacctccctaggTAACCTGtaccagtgctcagtcaccctcacaatgaaaaaaatgtttcctgatgttcagagggaacccTTGGTGTTTCAGCTGGTGCCCATcacctctggtcctgtcactgagcTCCACTGCAAAAAGCCTGGccccctcccttcaggtatttatacgTATTGATGAGATCCCTCTGAgctttctcttccccaggctgaatagtcccaactctttcagcctctcctcatagaGGGATGCTCTGGTCCCTTTGCTGGACCCTGTCCAGCAGCTCCATCTCTTTTTCGTACTGGAAAGCCtagaactggacccagcactccagctgcagctccacGAGTTCTGAGTAAAATGGAAGGACCACCTCCCTTGAAATGCTGGTGACAGTCCACCTCAATGATACGACCCTTTGTCATAGaaccttcaaaaaaacccacaaccaaaccaccaaaaacctgACAATAAATGAGCAACATTACTAT
Coding sequences:
- the TMEM42 gene encoding transmembrane protein 42 isoform X2; translation: MRASGGAAAVAAGLLGAAAAAAAKLALGPGGETAGGPLPVLLRVSCVGLVFACNAVMWTVFAKALRLSSSSAAASVTTTASNFIFSAILGKLLFGETWTPLWWIGLAMMLCGLVLLHTAVPQPAHLPAEKKEA
- the TMEM42 gene encoding transmembrane protein 42 isoform X1; translation: MGARKRLPWGSGRPPRQALVSPWASLPHGARGGRKRAGSSRRCSRQRPALPFSGTCRESGARRESRAVTRRGTGRLAGAGGRVAPWECQRAAACAASRQLRWLGVCVQCSDVDGLCKSPATLLLLSRCLCDNDSLQLHLLGHPGQASLWRDVDASVVDRPCHDALWPCAAAYSCAPAGASPSGEEGGMMAAEGTQHHTAPCPSPACPMTVSPVPS